A section of the Candidatus Baltobacteraceae bacterium genome encodes:
- a CDS encoding fumarylacetoacetate hydrolase family protein, giving the protein MRFVTYRGVDGSTRPGVLEGDAIRTISTQTLAQYVALAPHERIAWHSADEVIPLSSVTLDAPIRPERNVFCVGRNYLEHAKEGARALGRDLKLPDVPTFFTKAPTAIAAPGATLHLLASVSPEYDFEAELAVVIGARCRDVTEDEAYDVVFGYTALNDVTARDLQRTHGQWFKGKSLDDACPIGPWIVSPEELGDPHALEIRFRRNGVEKQHSNTGQMIFRIPRLIAELSKGMTLLPGDVIATGTPEGVGFARTPPEFLADGDVMEVDIEKIGVLRNTVAIA; this is encoded by the coding sequence GTGCGTTTCGTCACTTATCGCGGCGTCGACGGCAGCACGCGGCCCGGAGTCCTCGAGGGAGATGCGATACGAACGATCTCGACGCAGACGTTAGCGCAATACGTCGCGCTCGCGCCGCACGAGCGCATCGCCTGGCATTCTGCCGACGAGGTGATCCCGTTGTCGAGCGTTACGCTCGACGCGCCGATTCGTCCGGAGCGTAACGTATTCTGCGTCGGACGAAACTATTTGGAACACGCGAAGGAAGGCGCGCGCGCGTTGGGACGCGACCTCAAACTCCCCGACGTGCCGACGTTTTTCACCAAGGCGCCGACGGCCATCGCCGCGCCCGGGGCGACGCTGCACCTGCTCGCGAGCGTGTCGCCCGAGTACGATTTCGAAGCGGAGCTGGCGGTCGTCATCGGCGCGCGCTGCCGCGACGTCACCGAAGACGAAGCCTACGACGTCGTCTTCGGCTACACGGCGCTCAACGACGTCACGGCGCGCGACCTGCAGCGCACGCACGGCCAATGGTTCAAAGGCAAGAGCCTCGACGACGCGTGTCCGATCGGCCCGTGGATCGTCTCTCCGGAGGAGCTCGGCGACCCGCACGCGCTCGAGATTCGATTTCGCCGCAACGGCGTCGAGAAGCAGCACAGCAATACCGGTCAGATGATCTTTCGCATTCCGCGCTTGATTGCCGAGCTGAGCAAAGGGATGACGCTGCTGCCGGGCGACGTCATCGCAACGGGCACGCCCGAAGGCGTGGGGTTCGCGCGAACGCCGCCCGAGTTTCTCGCCGACGGCGACGTGATGGAGGTCGATATCGAGAAGATCGGCGTCTTGCGCAACACGGTGG